A single window of Tolypothrix sp. NIES-4075 DNA harbors:
- a CDS encoding carboxymuconolactone decarboxylase family protein, which translates to MDFPIYTIDTAPEASKTALVHAKETFGFIPNLEGIFAQAPALLKGSMALWDLFEATSFSLIEQQVIYLTANYEHECHYCMAAHSGLAKMIGMSANDIQALRNGTALSDPKLQALRHFTQRMIQMRGWIDDKEIEEFLAAGYTQQQVLEVIVGIAIKIMHNYTNHIAKTPLDRPFQPYVWSKPAVTA; encoded by the coding sequence GTGGATTTTCCCATTTACACAATCGACACTGCCCCGGAAGCATCTAAAACAGCCTTAGTTCATGCAAAGGAAACGTTTGGGTTTATTCCGAATTTAGAAGGGATTTTTGCCCAAGCCCCTGCATTGCTCAAAGGTTCGATGGCGCTGTGGGATTTATTTGAGGCTACCAGTTTCAGTCTTATCGAACAGCAAGTGATTTACCTGACGGCAAATTATGAACACGAGTGTCACTACTGCATGGCAGCCCATTCTGGTCTAGCAAAAATGATTGGCATGTCTGCTAATGATATTCAAGCGCTCCGCAACGGCACAGCCTTAAGCGATCCGAAATTACAAGCTTTGCGTCATTTTACCCAACGCATGATTCAGATGCGTGGTTGGATTGACGATAAAGAAATTGAGGAATTTTTAGCGGCAGGTTATACCCAACAGCAAGTACTGGAAGTAATTGTTGGAATTGCAATCAAGATTATGCACAATTATACAAATCACATTGCTAAAACACCCCTCGACAGACCGTTTCAACCCTACGTTTGGTCAAAGCCTGCGGTAACAGCGTAA
- a CDS encoding TetR/AcrR family transcriptional regulator has translation MTAEFSHARQQILETASELFYQKGIQHVGINEVIAESGVAKRTLYRWFPSKDLLIEEVMKYRAQAWICWFETAVSERGNTPKERLLATFDVLREWYASPNFRGCPFINAVLEIADASHKAHQVSINLRESIRQIIMRLAAEAGIKNPDFFSQQYLLLIGGASLMATIEQSPDGATFAQTALSVLIDANLRN, from the coding sequence ATGACCGCTGAATTTAGTCACGCTCGACAGCAAATCCTCGAAACGGCATCTGAACTGTTCTACCAGAAGGGCATTCAGCATGTGGGTATTAATGAAGTTATCGCAGAATCAGGCGTTGCCAAACGAACGCTGTACCGATGGTTTCCGTCGAAAGACCTGTTAATCGAAGAAGTGATGAAGTATCGGGCACAAGCGTGGATATGCTGGTTTGAGACAGCAGTATCAGAGCGTGGCAATACGCCTAAAGAACGGTTATTAGCGACCTTTGATGTGCTGCGGGAATGGTACGCTAGTCCGAACTTTCGAGGTTGCCCGTTTATCAACGCGGTTTTGGAAATTGCTGATGCTTCCCATAAAGCGCATCAGGTTTCAATCAATCTACGGGAATCGATTCGCCAAATTATTATGCGATTAGCAGCAGAAGCGGGTATTAAAAATCCAGACTTTTTTTCGCAGCAGTATTTGCTTCTCATTGGCGGCGCAAGTTTAATGGCAACAATTGAACAATCACCTGATGGCGCCACTTTTGCTCAAACTGCACTTTCAGTTCTCATTGATGCCAACCTGAGAAATTGA
- a CDS encoding NAD-dependent succinate-semialdehyde dehydrogenase, with the protein MAIATINPATGETLKTFEPLTDAEIAAKLDLAGLAFDEYRKTDFSKRSHALQQAADILDKEKADFAKIMTLEMGKPYKAAISEVEKCAAVCRYYAEHAAEFLADVEVKTDASRSFVRYQPLGVILAVMPWNFPFWQVFRFAAPALMAGNVGLLKHASNVPQCALAIEDIIQRAGFPKGAFQTLLIGAAKVADLMADDRVKAATLTGSEPAGASLAAAAGKQIKKVVLELGGSDPFIVLESADLETAVATATTARMLNNGQSCIAAKRFIVVEAIADKFEKLLLEKFQALKVGDPMSPDNDLGPLATPGILQDLDQQVQASLNSGAKILIGGQPDSDRPGNFYPPTILTNIPTDSPTAQEEFFGPVAMLFRVRDIDAAIKLANGTPFGLGASAWTQNEGESDRLISEIEAGAVFINSMVKSDPRLPFGGIKRSGYGRELSIQGIHEFVNVKTVWVK; encoded by the coding sequence ATGGCGATCGCCACCATTAATCCCGCTACAGGGGAAACACTGAAAACTTTTGAGCCGCTAACTGATGCGGAAATTGCTGCTAAGTTGGATTTGGCAGGTTTGGCTTTTGATGAGTATCGCAAAACTGACTTTAGCAAGCGATCGCACGCTCTGCAACAAGCGGCTGATATCTTAGACAAAGAAAAAGCTGACTTTGCCAAAATAATGACTTTGGAAATGGGCAAACCTTATAAAGCTGCCATTTCTGAAGTGGAAAAATGCGCCGCTGTCTGTCGCTACTACGCCGAACACGCGGCTGAATTTCTCGCCGATGTGGAAGTAAAAACCGATGCCAGTCGTAGTTTTGTCCGCTATCAACCATTAGGTGTAATTCTCGCCGTCATGCCGTGGAATTTCCCCTTTTGGCAAGTATTCCGCTTTGCTGCACCGGCATTGATGGCGGGTAATGTCGGCTTGCTGAAACACGCTTCTAATGTGCCGCAGTGTGCCTTGGCAATTGAAGATATCATCCAAAGGGCAGGTTTTCCCAAAGGTGCATTTCAGACACTATTAATTGGTGCTGCAAAGGTAGCAGATTTAATGGCTGACGACCGAGTGAAAGCTGCCACCTTGACCGGAAGCGAACCCGCAGGTGCATCACTCGCTGCTGCTGCGGGGAAACAAATTAAAAAGGTCGTCTTGGAATTAGGCGGAAGCGATCCGTTTATCGTGTTAGAAAGCGCTGACTTAGAAACAGCAGTTGCAACAGCGACTACAGCGCGGATGTTGAATAACGGGCAATCATGTATTGCAGCGAAACGTTTTATTGTGGTGGAAGCGATCGCCGATAAATTTGAAAAACTACTCCTAGAAAAATTCCAAGCGCTAAAAGTTGGCGATCCCATGTCACCAGATAATGACTTAGGACCTTTGGCAACTCCCGGTATTCTCCAAGATTTAGACCAACAAGTGCAAGCAAGTCTCAACAGTGGGGCAAAAATCCTCATCGGTGGACAACCTGATAGCGATCGCCCTGGTAACTTCTATCCGCCCACGATTCTTACTAATATTCCCACGGATAGCCCCACCGCACAAGAGGAATTTTTCGGACCCGTGGCAATGTTATTTCGGGTTCGGGATATCGATGCGGCAATTAAGCTCGCTAACGGTACACCTTTCGGTTTGGGTGCAAGTGCTTGGACGCAAAATGAGGGGGAAAGCGATCGCTTAATTTCCGAAATCGAAGCCGGTGCCGTATTCATCAACAGTATGGTAAAATCCGACCCCAGGCTGCCCTTTGGCGGAATTAAACGTTCTGGATATGGACGAGAATTGAGTATTCAAGGCATACACGAGTTTGTCAATGTTAAAACTGTGTGGGTTAAATGA